Proteins found in one Gordonia sp. PDNC005 genomic segment:
- a CDS encoding DUF2613 domain-containing protein, translated as MVRDRLIYGALAAVAGVIVGIGGVFLGGVLASETKPSTDINSVNGQDGFVQGSVEYGTRGGSANDNS; from the coding sequence ATGGTTCGCGACCGATTGATCTATGGTGCCCTCGCCGCGGTCGCCGGTGTGATCGTCGGCATCGGCGGCGTCTTCCTCGGCGGTGTGCTCGCGTCTGAGACCAAGCCGTCGACCGACATCAACAGCGTCAACGGCCAGGACGGTTTCGTCCAGGGCTCGGTCGAGTACGGCACGCGCGGCGGATCCGCCAACGACAACTCCTGA
- a CDS encoding glycoside hydrolase family 3 N-terminal domain-containing protein, giving the protein MRGSRSLVAVLTAASLLAVAACSDSPDDVASSSSSTTTTKQASSTSAGPKSCGSDQLASLTLRERLAQLLVVGVADAADARQVVEREHLGGIFIGSWTDMSMLSDGSAKKLSDAQEVPLMVTVDQEGGRVSRLAKLGIDMPSPRELAKTKTPEEVRALTKAAGKKMKALGITVDFAPSVDVSDEPDDEVIGDRSFSNDPAVVTKYARAYAQGLLDAGIMPVYKHFPGHGHGSGDSHTGTVRTPPLSELITSDLVPYKTLLKNPGNVGVMVGHLIVPGLTGPDTPSSISPATIGMLRKGSRYGGVPFDGVVFSDDLSGMKAISDKFPIDVAVRKAINAGSDVGLWLSTDKVSAVLDSLEKAVESKKLNRKRIDTSVLRILKAKGVITCN; this is encoded by the coding sequence ATGCGTGGATCCCGTTCACTGGTCGCCGTTCTGACCGCCGCGTCGCTGCTTGCGGTGGCAGCGTGTTCCGACTCACCCGACGACGTCGCATCGTCGTCCAGTTCGACGACGACGACGAAGCAGGCTTCGTCGACGTCGGCGGGCCCGAAGTCGTGTGGAAGCGATCAGCTCGCGTCCTTGACGTTGCGCGAGAGGCTCGCCCAGTTGTTGGTCGTCGGGGTGGCCGACGCAGCCGACGCGAGACAGGTTGTCGAACGTGAGCACCTCGGCGGCATCTTCATCGGCAGCTGGACCGACATGTCGATGCTCAGTGACGGTTCGGCGAAGAAACTGTCGGACGCGCAGGAGGTTCCGCTGATGGTGACGGTTGATCAGGAGGGCGGGCGCGTGAGCCGGCTCGCGAAGCTGGGCATCGACATGCCGTCACCCCGTGAGCTCGCCAAGACGAAGACCCCGGAGGAAGTCCGCGCGCTGACCAAGGCCGCGGGCAAGAAGATGAAGGCGCTCGGCATCACCGTCGACTTCGCGCCGTCGGTAGACGTCAGCGATGAACCGGACGACGAGGTGATCGGCGATCGGTCGTTCTCGAACGACCCCGCCGTCGTCACGAAGTACGCCCGCGCCTACGCGCAGGGGCTGCTGGACGCCGGGATCATGCCGGTCTACAAGCACTTCCCCGGACACGGTCACGGTTCCGGCGACTCGCACACCGGCACAGTCCGGACGCCTCCGCTGAGTGAGCTGATCACCAGCGATCTCGTCCCGTACAAAACTCTCCTCAAGAACCCCGGCAACGTGGGCGTGATGGTCGGGCACCTGATCGTTCCCGGTCTGACCGGTCCGGACACGCCGTCGAGCATCAGCCCGGCGACCATCGGCATGCTGCGCAAGGGAAGCCGCTACGGCGGAGTGCCGTTCGACGGTGTCGTCTTCTCCGACGATCTGTCGGGCATGAAGGCGATCAGCGACAAGTTCCCGATCGATGTCGCGGTCCGCAAGGCGATCAATGCGGGGTCGGACGTCGGGCTGTGGCTGTCGACCGACAAGGTGTCCGCCGTCCTCGACTCGCTCGAGAAGGCGGTCGAGTCGAAGAAGTTGAACCGCAAGCGCATCGACACGTCGGTGCTCCGTATCCTCAAGGCCAAGGGAGTGATCACCTGCAACTGA
- a CDS encoding TetR/AcrR family transcriptional regulator, translated as MASGTKRLPRAVREQQMLDAAIAVFSEHGFSDSSMDAIAAQAEISKPMLYLYYGSKDELFAACIARESGKFMQSMSAGFDPELRQRDQARILVREFLRFVHENAQSWRVLYRVSMGTAAFADIVTESRRGVTAMITDLIRRGTTVEGARDVDFELTAVALVGAGEAVADRMTDGDVDLDDATDLLLGITWRGLRGVGSHADD; from the coding sequence ATGGCGAGCGGAACGAAGCGGCTGCCTCGCGCGGTCCGCGAGCAGCAGATGTTGGATGCGGCGATCGCCGTGTTCTCCGAGCACGGATTCTCCGACAGTTCGATGGACGCCATCGCTGCGCAGGCGGAGATCTCCAAGCCGATGCTGTACCTGTACTACGGGTCCAAGGACGAACTGTTCGCCGCCTGCATCGCTCGCGAGAGCGGCAAGTTCATGCAGTCGATGAGTGCGGGCTTCGATCCCGAACTGCGTCAACGGGACCAGGCGCGGATCCTGGTCCGCGAGTTCCTGCGTTTCGTGCACGAGAACGCGCAGTCGTGGCGAGTGCTGTACCGAGTGTCGATGGGCACCGCGGCATTCGCCGACATCGTCACCGAGAGCCGTCGTGGCGTCACCGCGATGATCACCGACCTGATCCGCCGGGGGACCACCGTCGAAGGCGCACGCGACGTGGACTTCGAACTCACCGCAGTTGCGCTGGTGGGCGCAGGCGAGGCCGTCGCCGACCGGATGACCGACGGCGACGTCGACCTCGACGACGCCACCGACCTCCTGCTGGGCATCACCTGGCGCGGTCTGCGCGGAGTCGGCTCGCACGCCGACGACTGA